From one Sorangium aterium genomic stretch:
- a CDS encoding S9 family peptidase, giving the protein MSSSSTPRGRHGAARRSLLGLLGPLALAAACAPAPPGPPAAAPRPAASAPPAPPSPAGPPRPAPAPERPGYEGHGAASVSPEILARYAAPPLPDDVSRRIQAMLDVRAPSGGVLGPDGKALYFTWTITGTRQVFRLDGPQRFPLQLTGGEDPTVVEAVTPDGARLVLSRDRKGEENPGLYLQDAKGGPLVAIQHAPGVQTQLQFVSDDGRHVYYRANDVKKDAYVIYRYDIASRQREVVFDREGIWRAVDAAGDGRLLLAKDVGSNMSELFEWAPGAKAAPGADAPTPLFGQGEREDYEAKYGAAPGEVLVLTPRLGEHRRLYSWKAGKLTPISPEIPFDVSAFSIDRARKRILYTVNERGYTRLRALDARSHREIKLPALPAADHVTPVSTTWDGRFTTLLLETSTSPATAHVLDWTTGKLSQWHAPSMPEMAPGAFSATTLESYPARDGAQIPMFVRRPARCERPCPVIVHFHGGPEAQARAGFSARAQLFVDAGFVFVEPNVRGSDGYGKTWLHADDGAKRLDVITDIEDAAKFVKASFGHEGRPPRVGIFGGSYGGYSALIGMTMFAGAYDAGAAVVGMSNLVTFLQNTAPYRRILRISEYGDPEKDRDALLKLSPITYLDRVKAPLLIVQGASDPRVPAGESVQIQQALEARKIPSELILFADEGHGAQKRDNQVLQYGHLVRFFRTHLGGGGGT; this is encoded by the coding sequence ATGTCGTCCTCCTCGACGCCGCGCGGGCGCCACGGCGCCGCGCGGCGCTCCTTGCTCGGCTTGCTCGGCCCCCTCGCCCTCGCGGCGGCGTGCGCGCCGGCCCCGCCGGGGCCCCCGGCGGCTGCGCCCCGGCCTGCCGCGTCCGCGCCGCCAGCGCCGCCTTCGCCCGCCGGACCGCCGCGGCCTGCGCCCGCGCCGGAGCGGCCCGGGTACGAGGGGCACGGCGCGGCGAGCGTCTCCCCGGAGATCCTGGCTCGCTACGCGGCGCCTCCGCTCCCGGACGACGTCTCGCGCCGCATCCAGGCCATGCTCGACGTGCGCGCTCCTTCCGGAGGCGTCCTAGGGCCGGATGGCAAGGCGCTCTACTTCACCTGGACGATCACGGGGACGAGGCAGGTCTTCCGGCTCGACGGGCCGCAGCGCTTCCCGCTGCAGCTCACCGGCGGCGAGGATCCGACCGTGGTCGAGGCCGTCACGCCGGACGGCGCGCGCCTCGTCCTCTCGCGCGACCGCAAGGGCGAGGAGAACCCAGGGCTCTACCTGCAGGACGCGAAGGGCGGCCCGCTCGTCGCCATCCAGCACGCGCCCGGCGTGCAGACGCAGCTCCAGTTCGTCTCCGACGATGGGAGGCACGTTTACTATCGGGCCAACGACGTCAAGAAGGACGCGTACGTCATCTACCGGTACGACATCGCGTCGAGGCAGCGAGAGGTCGTGTTCGATCGCGAGGGCATCTGGCGCGCCGTGGACGCCGCGGGCGACGGCCGCCTGCTGCTCGCGAAGGACGTGGGCTCCAACATGAGCGAGCTCTTCGAGTGGGCGCCCGGCGCGAAGGCCGCTCCGGGCGCCGACGCGCCGACTCCCCTCTTCGGGCAGGGCGAGCGCGAGGACTACGAGGCCAAGTACGGCGCCGCGCCCGGCGAGGTCCTCGTGCTCACGCCGCGCCTCGGGGAGCACCGCCGGCTCTACAGCTGGAAGGCGGGGAAGCTCACGCCGATCTCGCCGGAGATCCCGTTCGACGTCAGCGCGTTCTCCATCGATCGGGCGAGGAAGAGGATCCTCTACACGGTGAACGAGCGCGGCTACACGCGGCTCCGCGCGCTCGACGCGAGGTCGCACCGCGAGATCAAGCTGCCTGCGCTCCCGGCGGCGGATCACGTGACCCCGGTCTCGACGACGTGGGACGGCCGGTTCACGACGCTGCTCCTGGAGACCTCGACATCGCCGGCGACGGCGCATGTCCTCGACTGGACGACTGGCAAGCTCTCGCAGTGGCACGCTCCGAGCATGCCCGAGATGGCGCCGGGCGCGTTCTCGGCGACCACGCTGGAGTCCTATCCCGCGCGCGACGGCGCGCAGATCCCGATGTTCGTGCGGCGCCCTGCGCGGTGCGAGCGGCCGTGTCCTGTGATCGTCCATTTCCACGGCGGCCCGGAGGCCCAGGCGAGGGCTGGGTTCAGCGCGCGGGCGCAGCTCTTCGTGGACGCGGGGTTCGTGTTCGTCGAGCCGAACGTCCGCGGGAGCGACGGTTACGGCAAGACATGGCTGCACGCCGACGACGGCGCGAAGCGGCTCGACGTCATCACGGACATCGAGGACGCCGCGAAGTTCGTCAAGGCGAGCTTCGGCCACGAGGGCCGGCCGCCGAGGGTCGGCATCTTCGGCGGCAGCTACGGCGGCTATTCTGCGCTGATCGGCATGACCATGTTCGCCGGCGCCTACGATGCGGGCGCCGCCGTCGTCGGCATGAGCAACCTCGTGACGTTCCTCCAGAACACGGCGCCTTACCGGCGAATCCTCCGGATCTCCGAGTACGGCGATCCCGAGAAGGATCGGGACGCGTTGCTCAAGCTCTCGCCGATCACGTACCTCGATCGGGTGAAGGCGCCTCTGCTGATCGTGCAGGGGGCGTCGGATCCGCGGGTCCCTGCAGGCGAGTCGGTGCAGATCCAGCAGGCGCTGGAGGCAAGGAAGATCCCGTCCGAGCTCATCCTGTTCGCCGACGAAGGGCACGGCGCGCAGAAGCGGGACAACCAGGTGCTCCAGTATGGGCACCTCGTGAGGTTCTTCCGGACGCACCTCGGGGGCGGGGGCGGTACGTAG